The sequence below is a genomic window from Acidobacteriota bacterium.
TTCTGCGGCGAGGTGTGTCACACGGTGATGGAACCGGAGTACGTGTCGTACCTCGATGGCCCGCACTCGCGCGTGCGCTGCGTCCAGTGCCACATCGGTCCAGGGGCTCCGTGGTTCGTCAAGGCGAAGGTCGACGGCCTTCGCCAGGTGTGGGCCGTCACCGTTGGCACCTACGCGACGCCCGTGCCGAGCCCGGTGCACAGTCTCCGGCCGGCGCGCGACACGTGCGAGCAGTGCCACTGGCCCGAGAAGTTCACCGGCGATCTCGTGCGGCAGTACCGCTCGTTCGGCAACGACGAAGCGAACTCCGAGGACGTGACCGTGCTGCGCCTGCACGTCGGGGGTGGCGGCGAACACTTCGGGGGGCCGAGCGGCATTCATTGGCACACGAGCGCCCAGAACGTCGTGGAGTACGTCGCGACCGACGAACAGCGCACGGTCATTCCGTGGGTCCGGCTAACCGACAGGGAAGGGCGGGTCACCGAGTTCTTCGCCGAGGGTGTGACGGAGGCGGACCTCGCCGGGCACGAGCGCCGGACGATGGATTGCATCGACTGTCACAACCGGCCCACGCACCGCTTTGCCGCGACGCCCGATCGGGCCATCGATCTGGCGATCGCGACCGGAGTGGTTCCGGGGGATCTGCCGTATGTGCGCCGCGAGGCGGTGGCGGTGCTCGCGGCGAGCCACGGCGACCGGGCCACGGCCGAGCGGGCGATCGCGGAGCACCTCTCACAGTTCTACGCGCGGGAGTATGCGGAGCTCGCCGCCGCCAACGACCCGCGGATTGCGCAGGCGATTGCCGGTACGCAACGGGCGTTCACGCACAACGTCTTCCCGGCGATGCAGGTCACGTGGGGCACGCACCAGAATCACCTCGGCCATACCGATTTCCCTGGGTGCTTCCGGTGTCACACCGACGAGCACCGAGCCGCCGACGGCCGCACCATCAGTGCCGACTGCTCGGTCTGTCATTCGTTCGACTGACCTCATCCGCATGAGCTGCTGAGCTGCCGAATTCCCGGAAGGGGGGTGGTCATCCAGCTCCGCCGTGGCTCACCGCTGATCGCCACCCCTCGCTCCCGGTCACGGCTGGAGGCGCGCCGGACGCCGTTCTCAGCTCCCCGTGTGTCCTGCCCGACGGCGGGAGCGCGGGCTGTGGGCCATGTTCAGCCTCCCGCCGGGCACAAGCGGCCCGGCCGCCCCTGCCGCGGTCGACCAGGCATGATCGTTGCACAAACGTGGGCGACAGTCGTCTCGCTGCCGGGATTCCGACAGCTGCCCTTGGACACGTCTGTCTTCAAGCTCGGAGGAGCGATCACATGCTGTCATCGAGGAATCTCACACGGCTGGGGTTCGGACTCGCGGTCGCCGCGGGGCTGGCCTTCAGCGGGGTTGTCGGAGGACCGACACCCCTGACGGAGGCGAAGGTCTCCCCGCCCGCGCAAGACGCCGGGGGCTACGCCGGCGAAGACGCCTGCCTGATGTGCCACGAAGACCAGAAGGACAAGGGCACGGCTCACGGGCGGGCGTTCAACGCGCGCACCCCCGCGGCGCTCCAGGGCTGCGAGAGCTGCCATGGACCGGGGCAGGCGCACATCGACTCGGGTGGTGACATCGCGACGATCATCAATCCCGCGAAGCTCTCGCCCGACGCGGCGAGCGACACGTGTACGACCTGTCACAACCGCGAGACCCAGGTGCACTGGGAGGGCAGCCAGCACGACTCCCGGCAGATCGGGTGCCTCTCGTGCCACAGCGCGCACGCGCCGGTGGGTGAACCCATGCTCAAGGCGAAAGACGAGACGTCGATGTGCGCCACCTGCCACAAGCCCATCGTCAACAAGCAGATGCGGTTCAACCACATGCCGGTTCGCGAGGGCAAGATGGAGTGCTCGTCGTGCCACAACGTGCACGGGTCGAGCAACGTGAAGCTGCTGAAGGCGGGCTCGACGATCGACGAGAGCTGCTGGAGCTGCCACGCCGACAAGCGCGGGCCGTTCCTGTGGGATCATGCGCCGGTGTCGGACAGCTGCACGACCTGCCACGATCCGCACGGGTCGAACAACGACCGCATGCTCGTCGCCAAGCAGCCGTTCCTCTGCCAGCGGTGTCACGTCACCGCACGCCATCCTCCGACGATCTACGACGGGTACCTGCTGCAGACCTCGCAGAATGCCAACAAGATCTACGGCCGCTCGTGCGTCGTGTGCCACCAGACGATACACGGGTCGAACGCCCCGTCCGGGAAGACCTTCCTGCGTTAGGCGAGGAGAATGGCAATGCGCACCAGACTGACAGCTGTCACTGCGGCGTTGCTGCTGGCCTCCGCGACCTACGCGATGGCCCAGACGACGCCTTCGGCTCCGGGACCCATCACCCCGAAGTGGGGCACGATCGAGCTCGGCGGGATCTTCGGCGACGTGAGCGGCGACGAAGCCCGGTTCGAGCGGTATCGTGACGACCGCAACGGGCTCTTCTCGAACGTCAAGTTCAACGTCGACACTCCGACGTACGCGTTCGACGCGACGGCGTACCACATTGGCTACCGCGATCAACGCTACGCCCTCAACTACGACCGCAGCCGGGTGAAGTTCACCTTCCTGTGGGACTCGTTGCCGACCAACCTGCTCTACGGGGCGCTCACGCCGTGGAGCCGGGGGGCCACGCGTCTCGAGCTCGACGACAACGCGCAGCGCGACGCGCAGAACCGCGTGGCGAGCGGCGTGCCGTGCGTCTACCTCTTCCCGTGCACGAACCCGACGGCCGCGGCCGTGGCGTTGGCCAATCCATCGATCTACAACCGGCTGGCCACACGCTTCGATCTCGAGAACAAGCGCGACACGGCAGCCTTCGGGCTCACGATCAACGCCACCGAGGACGTTGACCTGCACCTGAAGTTCGCCACCACCAAGCGCAAGGGCGAGCAGCCGTGGGGGGCGTCGTACTCCTTCGGCAACGCCAACGAGATACCGCTGCCGATCGACCAGCGGACCAACGACTTCCAGGCGGCGTTCGAGTGGGCGCGGCCGAAGGGCATGTTCCGCGTCGCCTGGGACGGCTCGTGGTTCAACAACGACATCAAGGTCGTCGAGTGGGACAACCCCGTGCGCCTCACGGACTTCGTGAGCGCCACCGGTTCGTTCGACAACTCGGCGTACAGCAACTCCAACGGCCCGGCCTTCGGCCGGCTCGCGGGGTGGCCGAACAACACGCTGAACGTGGTGAGCGTGGCC
It includes:
- a CDS encoding DmsE family decaheme c-type cytochrome translates to MLSSRNLTRLGFGLAVAAGLAFSGVVGGPTPLTEAKVSPPAQDAGGYAGEDACLMCHEDQKDKGTAHGRAFNARTPAALQGCESCHGPGQAHIDSGGDIATIINPAKLSPDAASDTCTTCHNRETQVHWEGSQHDSRQIGCLSCHSAHAPVGEPMLKAKDETSMCATCHKPIVNKQMRFNHMPVREGKMECSSCHNVHGSSNVKLLKAGSTIDESCWSCHADKRGPFLWDHAPVSDSCTTCHDPHGSNNDRMLVAKQPFLCQRCHVTARHPPTIYDGYLLQTSQNANKIYGRSCVVCHQTIHGSNAPSGKTFLR
- a CDS encoding NapC/NirT family cytochrome c; this translates as MTERRKLVRNAVSAAGAVLTTVSAVLFLTFFFLDLLGLHGNPYLGIFFFMILPGVFLLGLALIPIGLWIEHRRRLAGLPPSDWRWPSVDLNNDAHRRATAIVGLLTIANIAIVSLAAYRGVEYMDSTEFCGEVCHTVMEPEYVSYLDGPHSRVRCVQCHIGPGAPWFVKAKVDGLRQVWAVTVGTYATPVPSPVHSLRPARDTCEQCHWPEKFTGDLVRQYRSFGNDEANSEDVTVLRLHVGGGGEHFGGPSGIHWHTSAQNVVEYVATDEQRTVIPWVRLTDREGRVTEFFAEGVTEADLAGHERRTMDCIDCHNRPTHRFAATPDRAIDLAIATGVVPGDLPYVRREAVAVLAASHGDRATAERAIAEHLSQFYAREYAELAAANDPRIAQAIAGTQRAFTHNVFPAMQVTWGTHQNHLGHTDFPGCFRCHTDEHRAADGRTISADCSVCHSFD